The genomic window CTTGCCGGTGTGCTCGTGGCTTTCGCCCGCAACCTTGTCGGCGACTACGACATCGACGTCATGCTCGACGCCCTGTGCCGGGAGGTGGCCGCCGCGCTCCCCGTGACCGCAGCCGGGGTGATGATCGCCGACGAGGGGGGCAACCTCCGGTTCGTCGCCGCCTCCGACGATCTCGTCCGCGAGATCGAAAGTCTGCAGATCGAGCTCGGGGAGGGTCCCTGCCTGCACGCCTACATGACCGGCGAGCAGGTCGTGGAGGAGGACCTGGAGGTCGGCTCCCGCTTCCCCCGGTTCGCGCCGCGGGCGGTCAAGGCGGGCCTGCGTGGCGTCTACAGCTTCCCCATGCGCCTGCACGACGGCGACCA from Egibacteraceae bacterium includes these protein-coding regions:
- a CDS encoding GAF and ANTAR domain-containing protein — translated: MVDHQRLAGVLVAFARNLVGDYDIDVMLDALCREVAAALPVTAAGVMIADEGGNLRFVAASDDLVREIESLQIELGEGPCLHAYMTGEQVVEEDLEVGSRFPRFAPRAVKAGLRGVYSFPMRLHDGDQHVGALNFYTAGPGDFGDEDREAGQILADVATSYILNARAFEHSVRLTGQLQHALDTRVVVEQAKGKLSEQLATSPSEAFERMRQHARRNRRKLHDIAREILDGRLRLGEP